A genome region from Schlesneria paludicola DSM 18645 includes the following:
- a CDS encoding response regulator, producing the protein MKTVFTTGEAAKICKVSQQTIIRCFDSGQLRGFRVPGSRFRRIPRDILYRFMKENGIPTDALESGRRKALIVDDDEELVELIRDALEADGRFEVRIANNGFDAGMMVKEYRPDIIVLDVMLPDINGKEVCQRVRMDSALDGTQIICISGMVEADKIADLKECGANDFLQKPFEVETLVERMCKLLDVEPVEA; encoded by the coding sequence ATGAAAACCGTCTTTACCACCGGCGAAGCGGCAAAGATCTGCAAAGTCAGTCAACAGACGATTATTCGTTGTTTTGACTCGGGCCAGCTTCGCGGATTCCGCGTGCCGGGCTCGCGTTTTCGACGCATTCCGCGAGACATTCTGTATCGATTCATGAAAGAAAACGGCATCCCTACGGATGCCTTGGAAAGCGGCCGTCGTAAGGCCCTGATCGTCGACGACGATGAAGAATTGGTCGAATTGATCCGGGACGCGCTCGAAGCGGATGGCCGTTTCGAAGTACGGATTGCCAATAATGGATTTGATGCCGGGATGATGGTCAAGGAATATCGACCTGACATCATCGTGCTGGACGTGATGCTGCCGGACATTAACGGTAAAGAAGTCTGCCAACGCGTGCGGATGGACTCGGCACTCGATGGAACGCAAATCATCTGCATCAGCGGGATGGTGGAAGCCGACAAGATCGCCGACTTGAAAGAGTGCGGCGCGAATGACTTCCTGCAAAAGCCCTTCGAGGTCGAAACGCTCGTCGAACGCATGTGTAAGTTACTGGATGTCGAACCCGTCGAAGCGTAA
- a CDS encoding M56 family metallopeptidase: MHSLLQIALINAVVIVPLAAIAFGVGRLSQRPALAHLLWVLILVKLLTPPVCQIPMVDRVWLQSTTLQLLPNLLTASERVTEPAPLGELNRLNPGLASLAEDESKVAVKGARPRTLAGQDKAAALRNDSVLLIIAEWVRSEVFPQAATATVVIIWALGALTWFVIQGIRCVRFRWSLAHGSAAPPELQQLSDRLAHRMGLSKSPVVWLMPRIMSPMLWGNGDVNLLIFPERLLDRLDQESTETLLTHELAHYCRRDHWVRVAALMATGFYWWHPVVWWARREIEAVEEECCDALVLKSVTSPPKRYAEAILEAIDFLTETPSRLPPLATGLSQFPFLRQRLTWIMRGPRKQDFGHAGKVLCLILACSLPLQPTWLAAHLPSRTPPISTVEQPGASPSPDMHSPDSGTGSDVFGDVASISASTPQDASLFSSKWTGLDVRSHSHDRRFILLGNKSTQILLDMESGQEFDLSPFDIVSIAFSPNSNQFATIDGDRFLRLWDAENCDVIQTWQIPGGPAKSVDISANGRWIVTGGRDGIVRIWSVASQRPFRELPRELSSVNCVRFSPDGEMLAVATGDWNAPQTGRIALIDVGSWDERISMNWNSPAAAVAFRADGLSLTSGDWQGRIARWSTATGELLGLTSGQMELLSLAEFSPNGSVLAEIEVPELQDTRMWKDVTPNEQFEWLLNSLSVIIPGSTAAPSKLKAANP; this comes from the coding sequence GTGCATTCGTTGCTGCAAATCGCGCTCATCAATGCCGTCGTGATCGTGCCACTGGCGGCCATCGCCTTCGGTGTGGGACGGCTGTCGCAACGCCCCGCACTCGCTCATCTGCTGTGGGTGTTGATTCTGGTCAAATTGCTGACCCCGCCCGTATGCCAGATTCCAATGGTCGACCGCGTCTGGCTGCAATCGACAACGTTACAGCTTCTGCCGAATCTGCTGACGGCGTCCGAACGAGTCACTGAACCGGCCCCTTTGGGCGAGCTGAATCGCCTCAATCCAGGGCTGGCGAGTCTGGCTGAAGACGAATCCAAGGTGGCGGTCAAAGGAGCTCGTCCTCGCACCTTGGCAGGGCAGGACAAAGCAGCCGCACTTCGAAACGACTCGGTGCTGTTGATCATCGCCGAGTGGGTACGAAGTGAAGTCTTCCCACAGGCCGCCACCGCAACGGTTGTGATCATCTGGGCATTGGGGGCCTTGACCTGGTTCGTCATTCAGGGAATTCGTTGCGTCCGATTCCGCTGGTCGCTCGCCCACGGCTCTGCGGCTCCACCGGAATTGCAACAGCTCTCGGACCGCCTGGCTCATCGAATGGGACTGTCCAAATCACCCGTGGTCTGGCTGATGCCAAGAATCATGTCGCCAATGCTGTGGGGAAACGGCGACGTCAACTTACTGATCTTCCCCGAACGCCTGCTGGACCGGCTTGATCAAGAGTCCACTGAAACTCTGCTGACGCACGAACTGGCGCATTATTGTCGCCGCGACCATTGGGTGCGAGTTGCGGCATTGATGGCGACGGGCTTCTACTGGTGGCATCCGGTTGTCTGGTGGGCCCGGCGAGAAATTGAGGCCGTCGAAGAAGAATGCTGCGATGCACTCGTTCTGAAGTCGGTCACATCACCGCCAAAGCGATATGCGGAAGCGATCCTGGAAGCCATCGACTTCCTGACCGAGACTCCCAGCCGACTGCCGCCGCTCGCGACCGGTTTGAGCCAGTTTCCGTTCTTACGCCAACGGCTGACATGGATCATGCGCGGCCCGCGAAAACAGGATTTTGGACACGCGGGTAAAGTTTTGTGCCTGATTCTGGCTTGTTCGCTGCCTCTGCAGCCGACCTGGCTTGCGGCCCATTTGCCGTCCCGAACCCCACCGATTTCGACCGTCGAGCAACCTGGGGCCTCACCGTCACCTGACATGCATTCTCCTGACAGCGGCACAGGTTCTGACGTCTTCGGTGATGTCGCGTCCATTTCGGCATCGACACCGCAAGACGCTTCGCTGTTCTCATCCAAGTGGACGGGCCTGGACGTTCGCTCGCACTCTCATGATCGACGTTTCATTCTGCTGGGAAACAAATCGACTCAAATTCTGCTCGACATGGAGTCTGGACAGGAATTTGACCTCAGCCCGTTCGACATCGTTTCCATCGCGTTCTCACCCAACTCGAACCAGTTCGCCACAATCGATGGTGATCGATTCCTGCGATTGTGGGACGCCGAAAACTGCGACGTGATCCAAACCTGGCAGATCCCGGGCGGCCCCGCCAAATCGGTTGATATCTCTGCCAACGGGCGGTGGATTGTCACCGGGGGACGCGACGGAATCGTCCGCATCTGGAGTGTCGCCAGCCAACGACCGTTCCGTGAATTACCCCGCGAATTGTCCTCGGTCAACTGCGTCCGATTCTCACCAGATGGTGAAATGCTGGCCGTCGCGACGGGTGATTGGAACGCACCACAAACCGGCCGAATCGCCCTGATCGACGTCGGATCGTGGGACGAGCGAATCTCGATGAACTGGAACTCTCCGGCTGCGGCTGTCGCATTCCGAGCAGACGGCCTGTCGCTGACAAGTGGAGATTGGCAGGGACGGATCGCCCGTTGGAGTACTGCAACCGGGGAACTTCTCGGCTTGACCAGCGGTCAGATGGAACTCCTGTCACTCGCCGAGTTCTCTCCGAATGGCTCAGTCCTCGCCGAAATCGAGGTCCCCGAGCTGCAAGACACCCGGATGTGGAAAGACGTGACACCAAACGAGCAGTTTGAGTGGCTGCTGAATAGCCTGTCCGTGATCATCCCAGGCAGCACCGCAGCACCGTCAAAGCTGAAGGCGGCCAACCCCTGA
- a CDS encoding dihydrodipicolinate synthase family protein, with product MASNGKLQGIFTPNIVPLTDKGEIHESELRRYVDWLIAKGVHGLYPNGSTGEFTRFTAEERIRIMEIICHQVRGRVPVLAGAAEANVKETIRACEAYYEMGATAVAIVAPYYYKSSPKAVYAYFKEIGDNTPIDVTLYNIPMFASPIDVPTVTRLAAECPKVVGIKDSSGDLPHMIRMIQAIRPMRPEFSFLTGWDAALMPMILIGCDGGTNASSGVVPELTRKLYDLTVAYRIDEARDLQYDIVKLFDAMLYSCEFPDGFRTAVRLRGFDTGVGRQPLSDEQQTDLAKLANTLQCMLAEHGFTDEPVCGCPVGSGSGKPEEVSTIVQAVVAELKRRGLS from the coding sequence ATGGCCTCTAATGGCAAACTGCAGGGAATCTTCACGCCAAATATCGTCCCCCTGACCGACAAGGGCGAGATCCACGAAAGCGAACTTCGACGATATGTGGACTGGCTGATCGCCAAGGGTGTGCATGGCCTGTATCCCAACGGATCGACGGGCGAGTTCACGCGGTTCACGGCGGAAGAACGAATCCGGATCATGGAAATCATCTGCCATCAGGTGCGCGGCCGCGTCCCTGTGCTGGCGGGTGCCGCTGAAGCAAACGTTAAAGAGACCATTCGCGCCTGCGAAGCCTACTATGAAATGGGCGCGACCGCAGTCGCGATCGTGGCTCCGTACTATTACAAATCGAGCCCCAAGGCGGTTTACGCGTACTTCAAAGAAATCGGCGACAACACGCCCATCGACGTGACGTTGTACAACATTCCGATGTTCGCCAGCCCGATCGACGTGCCCACCGTGACGCGACTGGCAGCCGAATGTCCCAAAGTCGTCGGCATCAAAGATTCGTCAGGCGATCTGCCCCACATGATCCGCATGATTCAAGCGATCCGCCCCATGCGGCCGGAGTTCAGCTTCTTGACCGGATGGGACGCCGCGCTCATGCCGATGATTCTGATTGGCTGTGACGGGGGCACCAATGCCAGTTCCGGCGTCGTTCCGGAGTTGACACGAAAGCTGTACGATTTGACGGTGGCCTATCGGATTGATGAAGCCCGCGACCTGCAGTACGACATCGTCAAACTGTTCGATGCGATGCTGTATTCGTGTGAGTTCCCGGACGGGTTCCGTACAGCCGTTCGCCTGCGTGGGTTTGACACGGGTGTCGGTCGACAACCACTCAGCGATGAACAGCAGACCGATCTCGCCAAGCTGGCGAACACCTTGCAGTGCATGCTGGCCGAACATGGATTCACAGATGAACCGGTTTGCGGCTGCCCCGTCGGCAGTGGTTCAGGCAAACCCGAAGAGGTTTCAACCATTGTGCAGGCGGTGGTCGCGGAACTCAAACGCCGTGGATTGAGCTAA
- a CDS encoding sensor histidine kinase — MSHSTDPVETDSSDGFILPDAEKLESLAEFAAGAGHEINNPLATIIGRAQLLLKDETNPERRQMLMTIGAQAYRIRDMIGDTMLFGRPPRPDVRELDLQTTVENVVSKQVDELKVDRCSVKVEIRESIRLRADPAQFSVVLSELIRNSRQALQPDGGEILISSFVQAGSAIIEIHDHGRGFTDRERRHAFDPFFSGRQAGRGLGFGLPKCWRIIQQHGGTIKIRSTPSGPTIAHVTWPTA; from the coding sequence ATGTCACACTCCACGGACCCCGTCGAGACAGATTCGAGTGACGGCTTTATCCTGCCTGACGCGGAAAAGCTGGAATCGCTGGCGGAGTTTGCGGCGGGTGCCGGGCATGAAATCAACAACCCCCTTGCCACAATCATCGGCCGCGCGCAGTTGCTGCTTAAGGATGAAACGAATCCCGAACGGCGTCAGATGCTCATGACAATTGGTGCCCAGGCGTACCGGATCCGCGACATGATCGGTGACACGATGCTGTTCGGACGGCCACCTCGCCCCGATGTCCGGGAACTTGACCTGCAAACAACCGTCGAAAACGTCGTTTCCAAGCAAGTCGACGAACTGAAGGTCGACAGATGTTCCGTGAAGGTCGAAATCAGGGAATCGATCCGACTTCGAGCCGACCCCGCGCAATTCTCAGTCGTGCTTAGCGAATTGATCCGCAACAGCCGTCAGGCACTTCAACCCGACGGTGGAGAGATTCTGATCTCGTCATTCGTACAGGCCGGATCCGCCATCATTGAAATTCACGATCATGGTCGGGGATTTACCGATCGCGAGCGTCGACACGCTTTCGATCCCTTCTTTTCAGGGCGACAGGCCGGTCGTGGCTTGGGTTTCGGCCTGCCGAAATGTTGGAGAATTATTCAACAACACGGCGGTACGATCAAAATCAGATCAACTCCCTCCGGCCCCACGATCGCGCACGTGACTTGGCCGACGGCGTAG
- a CDS encoding protein kinase domain-containing protein, whose protein sequence is MHTVTPKLTLDAMGDADSLEAMKTMFEPVSTDLPLDQTRAGSARIARCSPLAPAQMRFGRYEVVKKLGQGGMGVVYQAIDPVTGQDVALKVLSAGLLSQSDAMRRFEKEARLLEEAKNPHVANLLDVGMEGEFRYLVMEFVRGGDLRRWMKNVERVDETSALEVIGDLCRALVTAHAKGMVHRDIKPENVLLDDRDSSQRPTVKLTDFGLARHVDQTESLKLTQTGALLGTPYYMSPEQFTGAHDVSPATDVYALGVTFFELVAGRRPFTATDPIQLATAHCFDAPTDVRTLNPRISDASADLVRRMLAKHPGQRPPDASSVLEEILRIQSGDSSAFVVHPVLPTHDGTRRFEAEFEWELESSAEALWPFVSNTDRFNQAAGLPPITYETTTDSDGRIRKFGQFRLAGIAVKWEEHPFEWIEGQRFSVLREFPSGPFVWFMSSVELVSLPTGKTHLKHQVKIQPRGVFGHLMAQFEVGAKGKRNLNRIYRRIDATVSKRLSSNRVINAFGETSPLKRIQRQRLERRLDVWSAVGISTEIVDVFRELLSHAAPQDLARIQPYAVARRFDLPANDVVDACLRAVPLGLLTLHWDIICPSCRLAADAKGTLREIEQHANCSACQLKFDIEFGSSLELVFRVHPEVRSADAKTYCAGGPGNFRHVIAQVRMSPGERVLLPLSLKAGSYIARGPILPYAVPIEVDAEAGPRHGQIRCVPGSNRTPLAVMRAGSQSLAIENFFPNEQLVRIERTASRSDALTAAHATALPVFRELFPEQSLSPGMLIEIATSNFLAIQIARFDDLFEELGDSGAYSHVQDFQRIAERQIQRRGGVMVDCDSGAVLASFSDPVVALQAARELWTALTTDRAWDRPLSGALHQGAALVTGDRHEVRYFGATINRTRQLARAAAPHRLLLTPEIWADPGVMTAYQDEIHLVAADTHKFPDSIRQIGLNPIRV, encoded by the coding sequence ATGCACACCGTGACGCCAAAGTTGACGCTCGATGCGATGGGGGACGCCGATTCGCTCGAAGCGATGAAGACGATGTTTGAGCCGGTTTCCACCGATTTACCGCTTGATCAGACTCGTGCCGGTTCTGCTCGCATCGCCAGATGCAGTCCATTGGCACCGGCACAAATGCGGTTTGGTCGGTATGAGGTCGTGAAAAAACTCGGTCAAGGGGGGATGGGTGTCGTCTATCAGGCGATTGACCCAGTGACCGGGCAGGACGTTGCCCTCAAGGTCTTGTCCGCGGGGCTTCTGTCCCAATCGGATGCCATGCGTCGCTTTGAAAAAGAGGCGCGTCTCTTGGAGGAAGCCAAGAACCCTCACGTCGCCAATTTGCTCGACGTGGGCATGGAAGGTGAGTTTCGATACCTGGTCATGGAGTTTGTGCGCGGGGGTGATCTGCGGCGCTGGATGAAGAACGTTGAACGCGTCGACGAGACATCGGCACTTGAGGTTATCGGAGATTTGTGTCGCGCGCTCGTGACGGCACACGCCAAAGGAATGGTGCATCGAGATATCAAGCCAGAAAACGTGCTTCTGGATGACCGTGACTCTTCGCAACGACCGACGGTAAAGCTGACCGACTTTGGCCTGGCCCGACATGTTGATCAAACGGAATCACTCAAGTTGACTCAAACCGGCGCGCTCCTGGGGACGCCGTACTACATGTCGCCGGAACAGTTTACCGGCGCTCACGACGTGTCGCCGGCAACCGACGTTTATGCGCTCGGCGTGACGTTTTTTGAGCTGGTCGCGGGGCGTAGGCCCTTTACGGCGACGGATCCGATCCAACTTGCGACCGCACACTGCTTTGACGCACCAACGGACGTACGAACTTTGAACCCGCGGATCAGTGATGCTTCCGCTGACCTCGTTCGCCGGATGCTTGCCAAGCACCCAGGGCAGCGTCCACCAGACGCGTCGTCCGTTCTCGAAGAGATTCTGCGGATTCAAAGCGGGGATTCTTCGGCATTCGTTGTTCATCCCGTCTTGCCCACTCACGACGGGACGAGGCGATTCGAGGCGGAGTTCGAGTGGGAACTTGAGTCGAGCGCTGAAGCACTCTGGCCGTTTGTCAGCAATACCGATCGCTTCAATCAGGCAGCGGGTTTGCCTCCGATCACATACGAGACGACGACAGATTCCGATGGTCGGATCCGCAAGTTTGGGCAATTCCGCTTGGCGGGAATCGCCGTGAAATGGGAAGAGCATCCCTTTGAATGGATTGAAGGGCAACGGTTTAGTGTCCTCCGCGAGTTTCCTTCTGGACCATTCGTCTGGTTCATGAGCTCGGTCGAATTGGTGTCGTTGCCAACCGGCAAAACCCATTTGAAACATCAAGTCAAGATTCAGCCACGCGGTGTCTTCGGTCACCTGATGGCTCAGTTTGAAGTCGGTGCCAAGGGGAAGCGAAACCTCAATCGGATCTATCGCCGGATTGATGCCACAGTCAGCAAGCGACTCTCATCCAACCGGGTGATCAATGCATTTGGAGAGACGTCGCCATTGAAGCGAATTCAGCGCCAGCGGTTGGAGCGCCGCCTTGACGTATGGTCGGCGGTCGGAATTTCAACCGAGATCGTGGATGTCTTTCGAGAACTCCTCAGTCACGCAGCTCCACAAGATTTGGCACGAATCCAACCCTATGCGGTTGCGCGACGGTTTGACTTACCGGCGAACGACGTTGTTGACGCGTGCTTACGTGCTGTCCCTTTGGGTTTACTCACACTGCACTGGGACATTATCTGTCCATCCTGTCGATTGGCCGCGGATGCCAAAGGCACGCTTCGTGAAATCGAGCAACATGCCAACTGTTCGGCCTGTCAGTTGAAGTTCGATATTGAGTTTGGAAGTTCGCTGGAACTGGTGTTTCGGGTCCATCCAGAAGTGCGCTCTGCAGACGCGAAGACGTATTGCGCGGGCGGACCGGGAAACTTTCGGCATGTCATCGCTCAAGTCCGCATGTCGCCGGGCGAGCGTGTGCTGTTGCCCTTGTCGCTGAAAGCCGGTAGCTACATTGCAAGGGGGCCCATACTGCCCTATGCAGTGCCGATTGAAGTGGATGCCGAAGCAGGGCCAAGGCACGGTCAAATCCGCTGTGTGCCGGGATCGAATCGTACACCGTTGGCGGTGATGCGGGCTGGGTCACAGAGTTTGGCGATCGAAAATTTCTTTCCCAATGAGCAATTGGTTCGAATTGAACGTACGGCGTCACGTTCCGACGCGTTGACGGCAGCACATGCAACCGCCTTGCCCGTATTTCGCGAACTGTTTCCCGAGCAATCGCTTTCGCCAGGGATGTTGATCGAGATCGCCACGTCGAATTTCTTGGCGATTCAGATTGCTCGATTCGACGATCTGTTCGAGGAATTGGGTGACTCCGGAGCTTATTCACACGTCCAGGATTTTCAGCGAATCGCCGAACGGCAAATTCAACGTCGCGGCGGGGTTATGGTCGATTGCGATTCCGGAGCGGTCCTCGCGAGCTTCTCAGATCCGGTGGTTGCTCTGCAAGCGGCAAGGGAACTATGGACGGCGCTGACGACAGATCGAGCATGGGACAGGCCGCTGTCTGGGGCATTGCATCAAGGTGCTGCACTCGTCACCGGCGATCGACATGAAGTCCGTTATTTCGGTGCCACAATCAATCGAACCCGACAACTTGCGCGTGCTGCTGCTCCTCATCGATTGTTACTTACTCCCGAGATTTGGGCCGATCCGGGAGTAATGACAGCCTATCAGGACGAAATTCATCTGGTCGCTGCCGACACGCACAAATTCCCCGATTCGATCAGGCAAATTGGGTTGAATCCCATTCGAGTTTGA
- a CDS encoding EAL domain-containing protein, whose product MFSMMPFDTSNEVSSSWFITGACADGQSQRISVPSGRFQVGRRSDLNLSLLHPSVSKLHAEFIASEVALFVRDLGSTNGTFVNGERISADTPIGEHDLVQFAGFEFMVGRMQLENPLQTMVSCPPEWQSAIRQFHRLLSDRAVVPYFQPIVQFSDCRTIGYEVLARSFVTGLSSPKDMFAAAERVSQAARLSVLCRENGIESAKSLPNPGILFLNTHPSEKPHAGLIESLTQLRVTAPDVQIVLELHEAAISEPLEIADFRDELRALRIQLAYDDFGAGQARLKELSEVAPDYLKFDIGLIRDIHLAPQRQQVVAGLVRLVRDLGIYALAEGIETEEEACVCREIGFTHAQGYLYGKPAAAESLVS is encoded by the coding sequence ATGTTTTCCATGATGCCATTTGACACATCGAATGAGGTCTCAAGTTCTTGGTTCATTACCGGAGCTTGTGCTGATGGGCAATCTCAACGAATTTCCGTCCCGAGTGGGCGATTTCAAGTGGGACGCCGATCCGACTTGAATCTCAGTCTCCTCCATCCCAGCGTGTCGAAGCTTCATGCAGAATTCATTGCATCGGAAGTAGCGTTGTTCGTGCGCGACCTTGGCAGTACGAATGGTACGTTTGTCAACGGGGAACGCATCTCGGCCGACACGCCAATCGGTGAGCATGACCTGGTCCAATTTGCCGGGTTCGAATTCATGGTGGGGCGGATGCAGCTCGAAAACCCGCTGCAGACTATGGTGAGCTGCCCGCCTGAATGGCAGTCGGCGATCAGGCAATTCCACCGGCTCTTGTCTGATCGTGCCGTCGTTCCGTACTTCCAACCGATTGTTCAGTTCTCGGATTGCAGGACGATTGGGTACGAAGTTCTCGCTCGGAGTTTTGTGACCGGGCTTTCTTCTCCGAAAGACATGTTCGCTGCGGCGGAACGGGTCAGCCAGGCCGCGCGTCTTAGCGTCCTGTGCCGAGAAAACGGAATCGAATCCGCGAAGTCATTGCCGAATCCCGGAATCTTGTTCCTGAATACGCACCCCAGTGAAAAGCCGCATGCCGGATTGATCGAATCGCTGACGCAACTTCGCGTTACCGCGCCCGATGTTCAGATTGTGCTGGAACTGCATGAAGCCGCGATTAGCGAACCTCTCGAGATTGCCGACTTTCGCGATGAATTGCGCGCTTTGAGAATTCAACTTGCTTATGACGACTTCGGTGCCGGACAGGCGCGATTGAAAGAGCTTTCCGAAGTCGCTCCTGATTATCTGAAGTTCGATATCGGGCTGATTCGTGATATCCATCTGGCTCCCCAGCGCCAGCAAGTCGTTGCTGGACTGGTGCGACTGGTTCGTGATCTGGGGATTTATGCCTTGGCAGAGGGAATTGAGACAGAAGAAGAAGCGTGCGTTTGCCGCGAGATCGGCTTCACGCACGCGCAAGGTTACCTCTACGGAAAGCCCGCCGCGGCCGAATCGCTTGTCTCGTGA
- the mnmG gene encoding tRNA uridine-5-carboxymethylaminomethyl(34) synthesis enzyme MnmG, translating to MITSYYDFDVVVIGAGHAGCEAALAAARLGAKTALLTMNCDSVGQMSCNPAIGGVAKGQIVREIDALGGEMGQVIDATGIQYRMLNLSKGAAMHSPRAQADKKAYQFEMKRRIEDQVGLTLRQELVEEILSEPWPAGEGTLALPTDSTENVTTPAFQLTGVRVRGGGVYRCRAAIITTGTFLQAIMHTGEAKTAGGRAGDGTTGTMSDCLTRLGIELRRFKTGTPCRLNGRTIDFSVCSEQPGDAVPQPFSFLNDTIKQSQISCWLTETNEYMHGLIRNNLHRAPMYSGQIQSTGPRYCPSIEDKVVRFAEKPSHHIFLEPEGRNTWEYYCNGISTSLPRDVQDEMVRSIRGLERAEIMRYGYAVEYDFAPPTQLRSTLETKRVEGLYFAGQINGTTGYEEAAGQGLLAGINAALKLAGKPALIIDRSLGYLGVLIDDLVTKGVDEPYRMFTSRSEYRLLLRQDNADRRLTPLGRRIGLVTDERWNRLEQHEGEIARGLELLEAIRHQGATLAEWLRRPEINWAELQSISSDVATLAIGKPAQDQLVIETKYAGYIKRQSAEIERQSKIQVVRIPDSFNFQAVAQLRREAKEKLTRIRPTDLGQASRISGITPADLTILLLYLKEPERLANDA from the coding sequence ATGATAACAAGCTATTACGATTTCGATGTGGTGGTGATCGGTGCCGGACACGCAGGCTGCGAGGCGGCATTGGCGGCCGCCCGCCTGGGTGCAAAGACCGCCCTGCTCACCATGAACTGTGACAGCGTCGGACAAATGAGCTGTAATCCGGCGATCGGCGGCGTGGCCAAAGGCCAGATCGTCCGCGAGATCGACGCTCTGGGCGGCGAAATGGGTCAGGTCATCGATGCGACCGGCATCCAGTACCGCATGTTGAACCTGAGCAAAGGGGCGGCGATGCACAGCCCGCGAGCTCAGGCCGACAAGAAAGCGTACCAGTTCGAAATGAAGCGCCGCATCGAAGACCAGGTGGGCCTCACTCTGCGACAAGAACTGGTCGAAGAGATTTTGAGCGAGCCCTGGCCTGCTGGCGAAGGCACTCTCGCACTTCCGACTGATTCCACGGAAAACGTCACGACACCCGCGTTTCAACTGACCGGTGTGCGTGTGCGAGGCGGAGGCGTTTATCGCTGTCGAGCGGCGATCATTACCACCGGGACATTCCTGCAAGCCATCATGCACACGGGCGAAGCCAAAACCGCGGGCGGACGAGCGGGCGATGGCACTACGGGAACGATGTCCGATTGTTTGACGCGATTGGGCATTGAACTCAGGCGATTCAAAACCGGAACCCCCTGCCGATTGAACGGGCGAACGATCGATTTCTCGGTCTGCTCGGAACAACCCGGCGACGCAGTCCCGCAGCCGTTCTCGTTCTTGAACGACACCATCAAACAATCGCAGATTTCGTGTTGGCTAACCGAAACCAACGAATACATGCACGGCCTGATACGGAACAATCTGCATCGCGCGCCGATGTATAGCGGTCAGATCCAATCCACGGGACCACGATATTGTCCATCGATCGAAGACAAAGTCGTCCGGTTCGCCGAGAAACCGTCACACCATATCTTCCTAGAACCGGAAGGCCGGAATACCTGGGAATATTACTGCAACGGAATTTCCACCAGCCTGCCTCGCGACGTTCAAGACGAAATGGTCCGCTCGATCCGCGGGCTCGAACGGGCCGAGATCATGCGGTACGGGTACGCGGTGGAGTATGACTTCGCGCCACCGACGCAGCTGCGATCGACGCTTGAAACCAAACGTGTCGAAGGCCTTTATTTCGCGGGACAGATCAACGGCACCACGGGGTATGAAGAAGCCGCCGGGCAAGGCCTGCTCGCGGGAATCAATGCGGCACTGAAGCTCGCGGGAAAACCGGCTTTGATCATCGATCGCAGCTTGGGCTACCTCGGCGTGTTGATCGATGATCTCGTCACCAAAGGGGTCGACGAGCCCTACCGCATGTTTACGTCGCGATCCGAATATCGATTGCTATTGCGACAAGACAATGCCGACCGCCGCCTGACCCCGCTCGGCCGCCGCATTGGGCTTGTTACGGACGAGCGCTGGAATCGACTTGAGCAACACGAAGGAGAAATTGCCCGCGGGCTGGAGTTGCTCGAAGCCATTCGGCACCAGGGTGCGACATTGGCGGAATGGCTGCGGCGGCCCGAGATCAACTGGGCCGAGTTGCAATCGATCTCGTCGGACGTCGCCACGCTTGCGATTGGCAAGCCGGCACAGGACCAGCTTGTGATCGAGACGAAATACGCGGGCTACATCAAACGGCAATCGGCAGAGATCGAACGCCAGTCCAAAATCCAGGTCGTTCGAATCCCTGATTCATTTAACTTCCAGGCGGTGGCACAGCTCCGCCGGGAAGCAAAAGAAAAACTGACCCGAATTCGGCCAACCGACCTGGGACAGGCGAGCCGTATCAGCGGCATCACACCGGCTGACCTGACAATTCTCCTCTTATATCTCAAAGAACCAGAGCGTCTCGCGAACGACGCATAG
- a CDS encoding BlaI/MecI/CopY family transcriptional regulator — MARTPQDITDAELAVINLLWERGRTTVRDLTDTLYPGGTGAHYATVQKLLERLELKKFVKRDRKPWPHQFEPKIDREELIGRRLQATADKLCEGSLAPLLSHLVKAKLNPDQLNSLRDLLDDLEREKGR, encoded by the coding sequence ATGGCACGGACACCGCAAGACATCACTGACGCTGAATTGGCGGTCATCAATCTGCTGTGGGAACGCGGCCGAACGACCGTCCGAGATCTGACCGACACGCTGTACCCAGGTGGTACAGGAGCGCACTACGCAACCGTGCAAAAGTTGCTGGAGCGGTTGGAATTGAAGAAGTTCGTCAAACGCGATCGTAAGCCTTGGCCACACCAGTTCGAACCGAAAATCGATCGGGAAGAATTGATTGGCCGACGTCTGCAAGCAACGGCCGACAAGTTGTGCGAAGGCTCACTTGCCCCCTTGCTGTCGCATCTGGTCAAAGCGAAGCTCAACCCTGATCAGTTGAATTCGCTGCGCGATCTGCTTGATGACCTGGAACGAGAAAAAGGACGATAA